The following are encoded together in the Nocardioides okcheonensis genome:
- a CDS encoding GbsR/MarR family transcriptional regulator, whose protein sequence is MKPSPIEQYVERMGGAMTDAGLPRLPSRVFAALTADDDGRMTSAELSDALGISPAAVSGAIKFLTQVGFVHRERERGTRRDVYVVDDDAWHGAMVQKDTAYAPMLKALDDGLAGLPADSPARPRLVLMREFLAFVSAEMDGIAERWETRRRELEADLRAHP, encoded by the coding sequence ATGAAGCCGTCCCCGATCGAGCAGTACGTCGAGCGCATGGGCGGCGCGATGACCGACGCCGGGCTGCCCCGGCTCCCCTCCCGGGTGTTCGCCGCGCTGACGGCCGACGACGACGGCAGGATGACCTCGGCGGAGCTGTCGGACGCCCTCGGCATCAGCCCGGCGGCCGTGTCGGGAGCGATCAAGTTCCTCACCCAGGTCGGGTTCGTCCACCGCGAGCGCGAGCGCGGCACCCGTCGCGACGTCTACGTCGTCGACGACGACGCGTGGCACGGCGCGATGGTGCAGAAGGACACCGCGTACGCCCCGATGCTGAAGGCGCTGGACGACGGCCTCGCCGGACTCCCGGCCGACTCCCCGGCGCGCCCGCGCCTGGTGCTGATGCGGGAGTTCCTGGCGTTCGTCAGCGCCGAGATGGACGGCATCGCCGAGCGCTGGGAAACGCGCCGCCGGGAGCTGGAGGCGGACCTCCGGGCGCACCCGTGA
- a CDS encoding SMP-30/gluconolactonase/LRE family protein, translated as MRRLLVPCLTAVLGLSALTTAAPASAVAAPDRPFPSRIELPDGFQPEGIAIGPGPHAWLGSLADGDIYRVSLRTGKGRVVVDGSGTPAAGLKVDRRARLYVAGADSGTASIVDTRTDTVTDYDVSGGFVNDVVLTRRAAWFTDSSLPQLYRIARGPGGTPDAVATTVELGGDWVQGTGFGANGITTAPGGGALLVVNSGSGLLYRVDPATGAATEVDLGGASLTMGDGMLRQGRTLYVVRNQLGEIAVLRLDRTGTRGRLVRTITPADVDVPTTVARFGRDLYLPNARFGTTPTPDTEYWVTKVRARR; from the coding sequence GTGCGCCGTCTCCTCGTCCCCTGCCTCACCGCCGTCCTGGGCCTCAGCGCCCTGACCACCGCCGCTCCGGCCTCCGCCGTCGCCGCCCCCGACCGGCCGTTCCCCTCCCGGATCGAGCTCCCCGACGGCTTCCAGCCCGAGGGCATCGCCATCGGCCCCGGCCCCCACGCATGGCTCGGCTCGCTGGCGGACGGCGACATCTACCGCGTGTCCCTCCGCACCGGGAAGGGCCGGGTCGTCGTCGACGGCTCCGGCACCCCCGCGGCGGGCCTCAAGGTCGACCGGCGCGCGCGGCTCTACGTCGCCGGCGCCGACTCCGGGACGGCGAGCATCGTCGACACCCGCACCGACACGGTGACCGACTACGACGTGTCGGGCGGCTTCGTCAACGACGTCGTCCTCACCCGCCGCGCCGCGTGGTTCACCGACTCGTCCCTCCCCCAGCTCTACCGGATCGCACGGGGCCCGGGCGGCACCCCCGACGCCGTCGCCACCACCGTCGAGCTCGGGGGCGACTGGGTGCAGGGCACCGGGTTCGGCGCCAACGGCATCACCACCGCGCCGGGCGGTGGCGCGCTGCTCGTGGTCAACTCCGGCAGCGGGTTGCTCTACCGGGTCGACCCGGCGACCGGTGCGGCCACCGAGGTCGACCTGGGCGGCGCCTCGCTGACGATGGGCGACGGGATGCTGCGCCAGGGCCGCACCCTCTACGTCGTGCGCAACCAGCTGGGGGAGATCGCCGTGCTGCGGCTCGACCGCACCGGCACGCGCGGGCGGCTCGTGCGCACGATCACGCCGGCCGACGTCGACGTGCCGACCACGGTGGCACGGTTCGGGCGCGACCTCTACCTGCCCAACGCGCGCTTCGGCACCACCCCGACGCCCGACACCGAGTACTGGGTGACCAAGGTGCGCGCCCGGCGCTGA
- a CDS encoding metal-sulfur cluster assembly factor, whose product MSESQQTDHSDLPEVPEATGGGTATVTVDDVTEAMKDVVDPELGINVVDLGLVYGVHLDEHSNAVLDMTLTSAACPLTDVITDQTESALEGLVGDVAINWVWMPPWGPDKITEDGREQLRALGFNV is encoded by the coding sequence ATGAGCGAGTCCCAGCAGACCGACCACTCCGACCTGCCCGAGGTCCCCGAGGCCACCGGTGGCGGCACCGCGACGGTCACCGTCGACGACGTCACCGAGGCGATGAAGGACGTCGTCGACCCCGAGCTCGGCATCAACGTGGTCGACCTCGGCCTGGTCTACGGCGTGCACCTCGACGAGCACAGCAACGCGGTGCTCGACATGACCCTCACCTCGGCCGCGTGCCCGCTGACCGACGTGATCACCGACCAGACCGAGTCCGCTCTCGAGGGCCTCGTCGGCGACGTCGCCATCAACTGGGTCTGGATGCCGCCGTGGGGCCCGGACAAGATCACCGAGGACGGCCGCGAGCAGCTGCGGGCGCTGGGCTTCAACGTCTGA
- a CDS encoding acVLRF1 family peptidyl-tRNA hydrolase, producing the protein MPHVLVPVPRWQRWVDNFVARHGATPLSVTGGSLRGTAVDGSHFAAHLPFGRAYDGAPDPGDFTAAADPPDDWGVLLVRKGGFAVARLAGERTVDSKTGQRHVQGRTKAGGQSQQRFARRRDNQARQAYEAAADHAARILDGVAVVVTGGDHAAVDAVLEDARLARVAVVGPWLPVPDPRRAVLEQAVADACAVQVEVVNA; encoded by the coding sequence GTGCCCCACGTCCTGGTCCCCGTCCCCCGCTGGCAGCGCTGGGTCGACAACTTCGTCGCCCGACACGGCGCCACGCCGCTGTCCGTGACCGGCGGCAGCCTGCGCGGGACGGCGGTGGACGGCTCGCACTTCGCGGCGCACCTGCCGTTCGGACGGGCGTACGACGGCGCGCCGGACCCGGGTGACTTCACCGCCGCGGCCGACCCGCCGGACGACTGGGGCGTGCTGCTGGTGCGCAAGGGCGGCTTCGCCGTCGCCCGGCTGGCGGGGGAGCGGACGGTGGACTCCAAGACCGGCCAGCGCCACGTCCAGGGGCGCACGAAGGCGGGCGGTCAGAGCCAGCAGCGGTTCGCGCGCCGCCGCGACAACCAGGCGAGGCAGGCCTACGAGGCGGCCGCCGACCACGCCGCCCGGATCCTCGACGGCGTCGCCGTGGTCGTGACCGGGGGAGACCACGCGGCGGTGGACGCGGTGCTGGAGGACGCCCGCCTGGCGCGGGTGGCGGTCGTCGGCCCCTGGCTCCCGGTGCCGGACCCGCGGCGCGCGGTGCTGGAGCAGGCGGTCGCCGACGCCTGCGCCGTGCAGGTCGAGGTCGTCAACGCCTGA
- a CDS encoding aminotransferase class V-fold PLP-dependent enzyme: MEGLLPDLDVIRKDFPILERTLAGGQPLVYLDSANTSQKPQVVIDTMVDHLERHNANIARAMHQLGAESTEAYEGARDKVASFLNARTREEVVFTKNATEALNLLARTIELGPGDNVVITEMEHHSNIVSWQLACERSGAELRWFGLTDGGELDLTDADRLVDEHTKVVAFTWVSNMLGTINPVADLAARARSVGAVSVVDASQAAPQLPVDVQEVDCDFLVFTGHKVCGPTGIGVLWGREELLNELPPFHGGGEMIETVTMARSTYARSPHRFEAGTPPIVEAVGLGAAVDYLAHVGLDAIHRHEQAITAYALEGLQSVPGLTVLGPLDATRRGGAISFELDGVHPHDIAQVLDSRGVAVRAGHHCAKPAHARFGVQSSTRMSSYLYTTPGEIDALVESLHATRSYFKVD, encoded by the coding sequence ATGGAGGGACTGCTCCCGGATCTCGACGTGATCCGCAAGGACTTCCCGATCCTCGAGCGCACGCTCGCGGGCGGGCAGCCGCTGGTCTACCTCGACAGCGCGAACACCTCGCAGAAGCCGCAGGTCGTCATCGACACGATGGTCGACCACCTCGAGCGGCACAACGCCAACATCGCCCGCGCCATGCACCAGCTCGGCGCGGAGTCGACCGAGGCCTACGAGGGCGCGCGCGACAAGGTGGCCTCCTTCCTCAACGCCCGCACGCGCGAGGAGGTGGTGTTCACCAAGAACGCCACCGAGGCGCTCAACCTGCTCGCCCGCACGATCGAGCTCGGCCCCGGCGACAACGTCGTGATCACCGAGATGGAGCACCACTCCAACATCGTGTCGTGGCAGCTGGCGTGCGAGCGCTCGGGCGCCGAGCTGCGCTGGTTCGGCCTCACCGACGGCGGCGAGCTCGACCTGACCGACGCCGACCGGCTGGTCGACGAGCACACCAAGGTCGTCGCGTTCACCTGGGTGTCGAACATGCTCGGCACCATCAACCCGGTCGCCGACCTGGCGGCGCGGGCCCGGTCGGTCGGTGCGGTGTCGGTCGTCGACGCCTCCCAGGCGGCGCCGCAGCTGCCGGTGGACGTGCAGGAGGTCGACTGCGACTTCCTGGTCTTCACCGGCCACAAGGTGTGCGGCCCGACCGGCATCGGCGTGCTGTGGGGCCGCGAGGAGCTGCTCAACGAGCTCCCGCCCTTCCACGGCGGCGGCGAGATGATCGAGACCGTCACGATGGCGCGCTCGACCTACGCCCGCTCGCCGCACCGCTTCGAGGCCGGCACGCCGCCGATCGTGGAGGCGGTCGGGCTCGGTGCCGCGGTCGACTACCTCGCCCACGTCGGGCTGGACGCGATCCACCGCCACGAGCAGGCGATCACGGCGTACGCCCTCGAGGGCCTGCAGTCGGTCCCCGGGCTCACCGTGCTGGGGCCGCTCGACGCCACGCGGCGCGGCGGCGCGATCTCGTTCGAGCTCGACGGGGTGCACCCGCACGACATCGCCCAGGTGCTCGACTCGCGCGGCGTGGCCGTGCGGGCCGGTCACCACTGCGCCAAGCCGGCCCACGCGCGGTTCGGCGTGCAGAGCTCGACGCGGATGTCGTCGTACCTCTACACGACGCCGGGCGAGATCGACGCGCTGGTGGAGTCGCTCCACGCGACCCGCAGCTACTTCAAGGTGGATTGA
- a CDS encoding non-heme iron oxygenase ferredoxin subunit produces the protein MTFERACALDEVPADQALAVTLGRFDVAVARDGDEVFAIENTCSHAEVALSEGEVANCQIECWLHGSMFDLRSGKPTNLPATEPVATFPVDVRDGVVYVDTETTLNGVTPA, from the coding sequence ATGACCTTCGAGCGCGCCTGCGCCCTCGACGAGGTGCCCGCCGACCAGGCGTTGGCGGTCACCCTCGGCCGGTTCGACGTCGCGGTCGCCCGCGACGGCGACGAGGTGTTCGCGATCGAGAACACCTGCAGCCACGCCGAGGTCGCCCTCAGCGAGGGCGAGGTCGCGAACTGCCAGATCGAGTGCTGGCTGCACGGGTCGATGTTCGACCTGCGCAGCGGCAAGCCCACCAACCTCCCGGCGACCGAGCCGGTCGCCACCTTCCCGGTCGACGTACGCGACGGCGTCGTCTACGTCGACACCGAGACCACCCTGAACGGAGTCACCCCCGCATGA
- the sufB gene encoding Fe-S cluster assembly protein SufB has protein sequence MTSIEELNPELKGIGTYEFGWSDSDAAGAAATRGLSEEVVRDISGKKSEPQWMLDLRLKGLKLFHRKPMPTWGSDLSTIDFDNIKYFVRSSEKQATSWEDLPEDIKNTYDKLGIPEAEKQRLVAGVAAQYESEVVYHSIREDLEEKGVIFVDTDTALKEHEDLFKEYFGTVIPVGDNKFAALNTSVWSGGSFIYVPKGVHVDIPLQAYFRINTENMGQFERTLIIADEDSYVHYVEGCTAPIYSSDSLHSAVVEIVVKKGARVRYTTIQNWSNNVYNLVTKRATCEAGATMEWVDGNIGSKVTMKYPAVYLMGEHAKGETLSIAFAGEGQHQDAGAKMVHAAPHTSSSILSKSVARGGGRTSYRGLIQVNEGAYGSKSNVLCDALLVDQISRSDTYPYVDIREDDVSMGHEASVSKVSDDQLFYLMSRGMEEDEAMAMIVRGFVEPIAKELPMEYALELNRLIELQMEGAVG, from the coding sequence ATGACCTCCATCGAAGAACTCAACCCGGAGCTCAAGGGCATCGGCACCTACGAGTTCGGCTGGTCCGACTCCGACGCCGCGGGCGCTGCCGCCACGCGCGGCCTCAGCGAGGAGGTCGTGCGCGACATCTCGGGCAAGAAGTCCGAGCCGCAGTGGATGCTCGACCTGCGGCTGAAGGGCCTCAAGCTCTTCCACCGCAAGCCGATGCCGACGTGGGGCTCCGACCTGTCGACGATCGACTTCGACAACATCAAGTACTTCGTGCGCTCCTCGGAGAAGCAGGCCACCTCGTGGGAGGACCTGCCCGAGGACATCAAGAACACCTACGACAAGCTCGGCATCCCGGAGGCGGAGAAGCAGCGCCTCGTCGCCGGTGTCGCGGCGCAGTACGAGTCCGAGGTCGTCTACCACTCGATCCGCGAGGACCTCGAGGAGAAGGGCGTCATCTTCGTCGACACCGACACCGCGCTGAAGGAGCACGAGGACCTCTTCAAGGAGTACTTCGGCACCGTCATCCCGGTCGGCGACAACAAGTTCGCCGCGCTCAACACCTCGGTGTGGTCGGGCGGGTCGTTCATCTACGTCCCCAAGGGCGTCCACGTCGACATCCCGCTGCAGGCGTACTTCCGGATCAACACCGAGAACATGGGCCAGTTCGAGCGGACGCTGATCATCGCGGACGAGGACTCCTACGTGCACTACGTCGAGGGCTGCACCGCGCCGATCTACTCCTCCGACTCGCTGCACTCGGCCGTCGTGGAGATCGTGGTCAAGAAGGGCGCCCGCGTGCGCTACACGACCATCCAGAACTGGTCGAACAACGTCTACAACCTCGTCACCAAGCGCGCGACCTGCGAGGCCGGCGCGACGATGGAGTGGGTCGACGGCAACATCGGCTCCAAGGTCACCATGAAGTACCCCGCGGTCTACCTGATGGGTGAGCACGCCAAGGGCGAGACGCTCTCGATCGCGTTCGCCGGCGAGGGCCAGCACCAGGACGCGGGCGCCAAGATGGTGCACGCCGCCCCCCACACGTCGAGCTCGATCCTGAGCAAGTCGGTGGCCCGCGGTGGCGGCCGGACGTCCTACCGCGGCCTGATCCAGGTCAACGAGGGCGCCTACGGCTCGAAGTCCAACGTGCTGTGCGACGCGCTGCTCGTCGACCAGATCTCGCGCTCGGACACCTACCCCTACGTCGACATCCGCGAGGACGACGTGTCGATGGGCCACGAGGCCAGCGTCTCGAAGGTCTCCGACGACCAGCTCTTCTACCTCATGTCGCGCGGCATGGAGGAGGACGAGGCGATGGCGATGATCGTGCGCGGCTTCGTCGAGCCGATCGCCAAGGAGCTGCCGATGGAGTACGCCCTCGAGCTCAACCGCCTGATCGAGCTGCAGATGGAGGGCGCGGTCGGCTGA
- a CDS encoding ABC transporter ATP-binding protein, translating into MTSPIEISGLVKTFGRVRALDGLDLTVDAGEVHGFLGPNGAGKSTTIRVLLGLLRSTAGTVTVFGLDPWRDATGIHRRLAYVPGDVSLWPNLTGGETIDLLLRMRDVDPRGTRRDELLQRFELDPTKKGRAYSKGNRQKVALVAAFAAPTDLLVLDEPTSGLDPLMEEVFNQCLAEHKATGTTVLLSSHILSEVERLADRVTIIRGGRAVESGSLADLRHLRRNRVRAEVSGPLPDLSALDGVHDVEVDGRVVSASVDPAGLPLLLRALDAAGVVSLTSTPPTLEELFLDAYRSTS; encoded by the coding sequence GTGACGTCACCGATCGAGATCAGCGGGCTCGTCAAGACCTTCGGCAGGGTGCGGGCGCTCGACGGCCTCGACCTGACGGTCGACGCCGGGGAGGTGCACGGCTTCCTCGGACCCAACGGCGCGGGCAAGTCGACCACCATCCGGGTCCTGCTCGGGCTGCTGCGCAGCACGGCGGGCACCGTCACGGTGTTCGGTCTCGACCCGTGGCGCGACGCGACCGGGATCCACCGGCGCCTGGCCTACGTCCCCGGCGACGTCAGCCTGTGGCCCAACCTGACCGGCGGCGAGACGATCGACCTGCTGCTGCGGATGCGCGACGTCGACCCGCGCGGCACCCGCCGCGACGAGCTCCTCCAGCGCTTCGAGCTCGACCCGACGAAGAAGGGCCGCGCCTACTCCAAGGGCAACCGGCAGAAGGTGGCGCTGGTCGCCGCCTTCGCCGCGCCGACCGACCTGCTCGTGCTCGACGAGCCGACGTCGGGCCTCGACCCGCTGATGGAGGAGGTCTTCAACCAGTGCCTGGCCGAGCACAAGGCGACCGGCACGACGGTCCTGCTCTCCAGCCACATCCTCAGCGAGGTGGAGCGGCTCGCCGACCGGGTCACGATCATCCGCGGCGGCCGGGCGGTCGAGTCCGGCTCGCTGGCCGACCTGCGCCACCTGCGCCGCAACCGCGTGCGCGCGGAGGTGTCGGGCCCGCTGCCGGACCTGTCGGCCCTCGACGGCGTGCACGACGTCGAGGTCGACGGCCGGGTCGTCTCGGCGTCCGTCGACCCCGCGGGCCTGCCGCTGCTGCTCAGGGCGCTCGACGCCGCGGGCGTCGTCTCCCTGACCAGCACGCCGCCCACCCTCGAGGAGCTCTTCCTCGACGCCTACCGGAGCACCTCGTGA
- the sufC gene encoding Fe-S cluster assembly ATPase SufC yields the protein MSKLEITDLHVTVETEDGPKEILKGVTLTINEGETHAIMGPNGSGKSTLAYSIAGHPKYTITGGSVTLDGQDVLSLSVDERARAGMFLAMQYPVEVPGVSVANFLRTAKTAIDGEAPKLRTWVKDVNGALERLNLDSTFSQRSVNEGFSGGEKKRHEIAQLELLDPKVAILDETDSGLDIDALKIVSEGVNRFRRQDGKGVLLITHYTRILRYIEPDVVHVFVDGKVAASGGKELADELEAEGYDKYLKANA from the coding sequence ATGAGCAAGCTCGAGATCACCGACCTCCACGTCACCGTCGAGACCGAGGACGGTCCCAAGGAGATCCTCAAGGGCGTCACCCTCACCATCAACGAGGGCGAGACGCACGCGATCATGGGTCCGAACGGCTCCGGCAAGTCGACCCTGGCGTACTCCATCGCCGGCCACCCGAAGTACACCATCACCGGCGGCTCGGTGACCCTCGACGGCCAGGACGTGCTGTCCCTGTCGGTCGACGAGCGTGCCCGCGCCGGCATGTTCCTCGCCATGCAGTACCCCGTCGAGGTGCCCGGCGTCTCGGTCGCGAACTTCCTGCGCACCGCCAAGACCGCCATCGACGGCGAGGCCCCCAAGCTCCGCACCTGGGTCAAGGACGTCAACGGCGCCCTCGAGCGGCTCAACCTCGACTCGACCTTCTCCCAGCGCTCGGTCAACGAGGGCTTCTCGGGTGGCGAGAAGAAGCGCCACGAGATCGCCCAGCTCGAGCTGCTCGACCCCAAGGTCGCGATCCTCGACGAGACCGACTCGGGCCTCGACATCGACGCGCTCAAGATCGTCTCCGAGGGCGTCAACCGGTTCCGTCGCCAGGACGGCAAGGGCGTCCTGCTGATCACCCACTACACCCGCATCCTGCGCTACATCGAGCCCGACGTCGTCCACGTCTTCGTCGACGGCAAGGTCGCCGCGTCCGGCGGCAAGGAGCTCGCCGACGAGCTCGAGGCCGAGGGCTACGACAAGTACCTCAAGGCCAACGCCTGA
- the sufU gene encoding Fe-S cluster assembly sulfur transfer protein SufU: MSTDLDSLYQEIILDHYKNPHHKGLRDPFESEVHHVNPTCGDEITLRVHLADGVVDDVSYDSVGCSISQASASVMTDLVIGKPLDEAMSIHQTFLELMQGKGQVEPDEDVLEDGIAFAGVAKFPARVKCALLSWMAWKDATTQAQATDEGDPA, from the coding sequence ATGAGCACGGACCTCGACAGCCTGTACCAGGAGATCATCCTGGACCACTACAAGAACCCGCACCACAAGGGCCTGCGCGACCCGTTCGAGTCCGAGGTGCACCACGTCAACCCGACCTGCGGTGACGAGATCACCCTGCGGGTCCACCTCGCCGACGGTGTCGTCGACGACGTGTCCTACGACAGCGTCGGCTGCTCGATCTCCCAGGCCTCGGCGTCGGTGATGACCGACCTGGTGATCGGCAAGCCGCTCGACGAGGCGATGTCGATCCACCAGACCTTCCTCGAGCTCATGCAGGGCAAGGGGCAGGTCGAGCCCGACGAGGACGTCCTCGAGGACGGCATCGCGTTCGCCGGTGTCGCCAAGTTCCCCGCGCGCGTGAAGTGCGCGCTGCTCTCCTGGATGGCGTGGAAGGACGCGACCACCCAGGCACAGGCCACAGACGAAGGAGACCCCGCATGA
- a CDS encoding NYN domain-containing protein produces the protein MAERKTYLLVDGENIDATLGTSILGRRPRPEERPRWDRLLEWAERAFDQDVSGLFFLAAGNELPTSFVQALLAIGFTPIPLSGEGKVVDIAIQRTAEALVHREADVVLVSHDGDFVDQVSALCDGSRQVGVIGFTEFVNAQFRNLPGLRIFDLEYDLGAFNASLPRTRIIPIDEFDPLDFL, from the coding sequence ATGGCCGAGCGGAAGACCTACCTCCTCGTCGACGGGGAGAACATCGACGCCACCCTCGGGACCTCGATCCTGGGCCGACGGCCCCGGCCCGAGGAGCGCCCGCGGTGGGACCGCCTGCTCGAGTGGGCCGAGCGGGCCTTCGACCAGGACGTCTCCGGCCTGTTCTTCCTCGCCGCCGGCAACGAGCTGCCGACGAGCTTCGTCCAGGCGCTGCTCGCCATCGGTTTCACCCCGATCCCGCTGAGCGGCGAGGGCAAGGTCGTCGACATCGCCATCCAGCGCACGGCCGAGGCGCTCGTGCACCGCGAGGCCGACGTGGTGCTGGTCAGCCACGACGGCGACTTCGTCGACCAGGTCTCGGCGCTGTGCGACGGCAGCCGCCAGGTCGGCGTCATCGGGTTCACCGAGTTCGTCAACGCGCAGTTCCGCAACCTCCCGGGGCTGCGGATCTTCGACCTCGAGTACGACCTCGGCGCCTTCAACGCCTCGCTGCCGCGGACCCGGATCATCCCGATCGACGAGTTCGACCCGCTCGACTTCCTCTGA
- the sufD gene encoding Fe-S cluster assembly protein SufD, with product MTVTTDSVRSALEQDKIESHLNPVGSFDVADHPVPTGREEIWRFTPLKRLRELHADAGLDGRTSKLTWNEPAGVSVTAVTGDEARALRGISGLVPNTRFAARVLDEVPTTVLVDVPADTEVSEPLVLDVHGLGVDETTGGHLAFRFGAHSKAVVVVNHTGSASVAAVVEIVVGDGADVTVVSIQDWADDAVHLAHHQALVGRDASYKHAAISFGGDVVRMDANVTYAGPGGSAELLGLYFADAGQHLEHRLFADHDAPHTKSHVVYKGALQGDGAHTVWIGNVLIRKVAEGIETYEENRNLVLTDGCRADSVPNLEIETGEIEGAGHASTTARFDDEQLFYLQSRGVSEAEAQRLVVHGFFNDLIRKVGVPSIEERLLTTVEAELAKNVLKEIAG from the coding sequence TTGACCGTCACCACCGACTCCGTCCGTTCTGCCCTGGAACAGGACAAGATCGAGAGCCACCTCAACCCGGTGGGCTCGTTCGACGTCGCCGACCACCCCGTGCCCACCGGGCGCGAGGAGATCTGGCGCTTCACCCCGCTCAAGCGGCTGCGCGAGCTGCACGCCGACGCCGGCCTCGACGGCCGTACGTCGAAGCTCACCTGGAACGAGCCTGCGGGCGTGTCCGTCACCGCCGTCACCGGTGACGAGGCACGCGCGCTGCGCGGGATCAGCGGCCTCGTGCCCAACACCCGCTTCGCGGCCCGTGTCCTCGACGAGGTGCCCACGACCGTCCTGGTCGACGTGCCCGCCGACACCGAGGTCAGCGAGCCGCTGGTCCTCGACGTGCACGGCCTCGGCGTCGACGAGACCACCGGCGGCCACCTCGCGTTCCGCTTCGGCGCCCACAGCAAGGCGGTCGTGGTGGTCAACCACACCGGCTCCGCCTCGGTCGCCGCGGTCGTGGAGATCGTGGTGGGCGACGGGGCCGACGTCACGGTCGTGTCGATCCAGGACTGGGCCGACGACGCCGTGCACCTGGCCCACCACCAGGCGCTCGTGGGTCGCGACGCCTCCTACAAGCACGCCGCGATCTCCTTCGGCGGCGACGTCGTGCGGATGGACGCCAACGTCACCTACGCCGGTCCCGGCGGCTCCGCGGAGCTGCTCGGCCTCTACTTCGCCGACGCCGGCCAGCACCTCGAGCACCGCCTCTTCGCCGACCACGACGCGCCCCACACCAAGAGCCACGTGGTCTACAAGGGTGCGCTCCAGGGCGACGGCGCCCACACCGTGTGGATCGGCAACGTCCTGATCCGCAAGGTCGCCGAGGGCATCGAGACCTACGAGGAGAACCGCAACCTCGTCCTCACCGACGGCTGCCGCGCCGACTCGGTCCCCAACCTGGAGATCGAGACGGGCGAGATCGAGGGCGCGGGCCACGCGTCCACGACCGCGCGCTTCGACGACGAGCAACTGTTCTACCTGCAGTCGCGCGGCGTCTCCGAGGCCGAGGCCCAGCGCCTGGTCGTGCACGGGTTCTTCAACGACCTGATCCGCAAGGTCGGCGTGCCGTCGATCGAGGAGCGCCTGCTCACCACGGTCGAGGCCGAGCTCGCCAAGAACGTGCTCAAGGAGATCGCCGGATGA
- a CDS encoding aminoglycoside adenylyltransferase domain-containing protein: MLNPHPTRYAELNGVLHDLVIGAQDALGESFVGAYLQGSFALGAGDLHSDCDFLVVVRERPDADQEEALRALHRALPHRDGHWNRHLEGSYAVAADLRTTAGLGRDWLYVDHGWDEMRWAEHCNQPWTRWILREHGITLVGPCPVELMDPVPAEVLRAHARAGLDTLADDVLGWCPPTMAWCQRYLVVQAARSLYTVRTGEVASKRDALRWSMVHGDPQWRPLLQQVLADRDCGFDPQAAPRPGSMEAARAFAAHVAAVA; this comes from the coding sequence GTGCTGAACCCCCACCCCACGCGCTACGCCGAGCTGAACGGCGTGCTGCACGACCTCGTCATCGGCGCGCAGGACGCGCTCGGCGAGTCGTTCGTCGGCGCCTACCTGCAGGGCTCGTTCGCCCTCGGCGCCGGTGACCTGCACAGCGACTGCGACTTCCTCGTCGTGGTCCGGGAGCGCCCCGACGCGGACCAGGAGGAGGCGCTCCGCGCGCTCCACCGCGCGCTCCCGCACCGCGACGGCCACTGGAACCGCCACCTCGAGGGGTCGTACGCCGTCGCCGCCGACCTGCGCACGACCGCGGGCCTCGGCCGCGACTGGCTCTACGTCGACCACGGGTGGGACGAGATGCGCTGGGCGGAGCACTGCAACCAGCCGTGGACCCGCTGGATCCTGCGCGAGCACGGCATCACGCTCGTCGGGCCGTGCCCGGTCGAGCTGATGGACCCGGTGCCGGCGGAGGTGCTGCGCGCCCACGCGCGGGCCGGTCTCGACACCCTCGCCGACGACGTCCTCGGCTGGTGCCCGCCGACGATGGCGTGGTGCCAGCGCTACCTCGTGGTGCAGGCGGCTCGCAGCCTCTACACCGTGCGCACCGGCGAGGTGGCCAGCAAGCGCGACGCGCTGCGCTGGTCGATGGTGCACGGTGACCCGCAGTGGCGTCCGCTGCTGCAGCAGGTGCTCGCCGACCGCGACTGCGGCTTCGACCCGCAGGCGGCACCGCGGCCCGGCTCGATGGAGGCGGCCCGCGCGTTCGCGGCGCACGTGGCGGCCGTGGCCTGA